A segment of the Neochlamydia sp. S13 genome:
CATCATATATAGGCTCCTTGAAGTTTTGTAATAAGAAATTACCTTACCTTTTTGCCAAAAACTTACTCTTTTTCTTCTTATTTAAGCAAATTTTATTTTTAATAGATAAAAAAGAGAAAAGCCTTATCTCTATTTTTCTTTAATAGCCCACCTGCAGCCATAAGTATCTATAAATAATTCATTTAGAACCGTGATTTCTCACCACATTTCAGAATAATAGAATTTTTGGTAAGGAGGCCCTAAGCATCTAAGGATAATTCTATGGCGTTCTTTCAAATTGGTAATTTGCAATTTTTTATGGTCAATAAAGACCATATGCAGGCCTAGGAAACAGAAAAACACCCAGCGTGTGGTTGGCTTTTGCGTAGGTTTCTTAAGCTGATTTAAGAAGTTCTCACCATTTTCTCGCAATTTTTCTCGAATTTTATATTCAAGCGCAGAATAGACTAAAAGGCATAGAGTCATTACCATTAAAAGAGCTTCTATTCTTTCTGGCTTTTTTAAAAAGAAAGAAGAGACAAGGAAATCGCGGCTTTTCAAGAATCTAAATCCTCTTTCTACACTTTGCTGTGCTTTATATGTTTTCAATAACTCTTGAGCAGGAAAAGCAGTTACGTCCATGTCATTAGTTGCTAAGATGAAAAACCCTTTGCTCCTCTCTAACTCTGCTTTGTTAAGCAAAGAGCAAGCTACTGTACCTTCTAGGCGATAGCTAAGTATAGAAGGTGTTTGCCCAGCTTTTGGTCGACCAGATGTAGTATGCTTTTGAGTTGTTATAACTTGAGGTTCTATAATTTGTATATGTTTAAGCTTTTTTGCAAACTTATCTAATTGGCGCTTAGCATCGTTTGGGCATGAAAACTCTTGCTTTATAAACTTAAAGAAAGCTTTAGATTCTTTTTCACTACCCTTAAGATAATGCTTAGCTAAAATACGGCATTCTCTTTGATAGGCCGCTTGGCTAAAGATAACTACCCATCTTTGTTCAATACCGGCATAGCAAGAGGTACTTTCAAAAGCTCGATAGCCTTCTGCTATCTCTACCGTCTTGTCGTAAGGCACTTCAAATATGAGCTCTTTAGCCTCTTTGATTTGCATGGGCACACGCGTGACAAGTAAGCTTTGTTCTTCTTTAAGAACTTGTAAGGTAGCTGGCGTGTAAAGAGCTCTGTCTCCTACTATATAACGATTCTCTACCGCTTGCCGAAAGCTTTTAAGATGTTCGCCAACAATTTGCGTAAAGGCGGCCTTATCACTGCTATTGCCATCAGCCGCTTGCATGTATAAAGGAATATTGCCTTCATTGGAGGTGATAAGCTGCAAGACGGCTTGATTTAAATCAGGCCTATGGTCTCTACTGTAGCCTTGCACTAGGCGAATGCATGCTTCTCCTTGTTCTAATAGGCTCTCATAGTTTCCATCTACGTGAAAGCTTGTGGCATCTAAATGTAAACTTTTTACTTGGATGCCCAGCACTTTGATTGTATGTAAAGCTATTTTAGTAAAAAGCTCGGTCACTCCCAACTCAAATAACTTATCCAGCGCTCTCCCCAAAACATTATCATCAATCTGCTCGGGAATGACTGGCGTACCTAGCAAATGATCGATGGGTTTGTCTTCAAAGTACTCAGAATATATGTAAAGCGTCCGACTTACAAATCCCAATCCGTTTAGATCATGCATTTAACAGCTTGCCCATAGGTTAAATGCTTATTCTTCGCCTGGTTACCTACTGCTTGATCAATAAGGTCAACTAACCCTATTTCCTCACACATTCCAGCTACCAATCCTAAATGATCGACGTTTTGCGTATCTATTTGCATAACTTTCAGTCGTTTAGTTTAAACCTTTAAAGAAAACATCTTACCCGATTAGCCTTCAAAATTCCTAATTATTTTTTTTGCTGAGGAATGTAAGTTAGAAGTAAATAAATGCTGTTTTTTTTTCTTTATTCTTTGCTCTTGACTCTCTTCGAATTCATTTTTTGTTCTAAGCAAGCAATTAAAATTTAATGAGAAAAATCCTCAGCATGATTTTAAGTTAAAGCCCTAACTCCATTTATTCTCTCTAGGGCCTGTTTGCTAGAGAAGTAAGGATGGCCAGAAGATCCTTTCTCAAGCTAAACAAAGTTAGATAATGTAGGGTTTAAAGTCTGCATGCAAAGCTAAAAGCTCTATTAACGAGTATTTCTATTATTGAAATATTCATTAGCGAAAATTTAGAAAAGTGAGGGAGAATTAAGCTTGAGGACCCCTTCTTCTAGGAAATATCTTATATTGCAAAGATCTGAAAGCTTATCATCGTGTGTAACAATAATTATTGCTTTATCTTTTTCAGAAGCAAAATCTAACAGAAGTTGATGAATATCTTGCGCTGTTTGCTTATCCAAGTTACCAGAGGGCTCATCGGCAAAGATAATATCAGGATCATTGCAAAGTGCACGAGCAATCGCTATGCGCTGTTTTTCTCCACCCGATAAAAGCTTGGTATCAAAGTAGGCGCGGTCTTCTAAGCCTACGCGCTCTAGTAAAGAGCAAGCTCTTTGATAAGCCTTACTTCCTTTAGCAATAGATTTACGGGCGATACGCGCTGGCATCAGAATATTCTCTAGCGCGGTATAGTCTTCTAAAAGATGAAAAGATTGGAAAATAAAGGCGATGTGCTGGTTTCTAATTTTTCTGCAATTAAAAGGGTTAATGGTTTGCCCGGCAATAGCCAATCGTCCAGAGGAGGGCTTTTCTAAAGTCCCTAAGATTTGTAATAGAGTGCTTTTACCTTCGCCGGAGCGTCCTGTTATCGCTACTGTTTCCCCACGCTTAACAACTAAGTTAATGTTATTTAAAATCGATACTTTGGCAGGGTAATGATAAGCTTTGCTGATATCGCTAGCTTGCAAAATAATTTCTTCCATCTTATTCCGCTCTTAAAATAGTTGAAGGGCGTAGCAAGCTTGCTTTTACGGCAGGTACAAGGCCTGAGAATAATGAGATTAAAGCAGTAAAACTTATTACATACAATAAAGCTTCCATGCTGACCTCGTTAGGTAGGCTATCACCATAGTAGAGAGGATTAAAGGCTTCATGGCCTTGGAGCTTACTTAAAAAAGTGACAAGCAACTCTAAATGCCTAAGTGTAAGCAAAGCCGCTCCAATACCTATGATGCTTCCCGCTAGTCCCATGGTCATTCCACAAAACCCAAAAATACCGGCAATACTTGCTGATGATGCTCCCATGGAGCGCAAGATTCCTATCTCTAGCTTTTTGTCATTAACCAGTATAATTAGCATGGAGATAACATTTGAACAGGCGACGATAATGATAACGATGGCAATAAGCGTAAATAAATGTTTATCACTACGCAGCTGTTGAATGATATCCTTGGTAAAATCATAGTCACGGTAGGTTTCAATCTTCCAATAAGGAGCAATGCCTGCTTCTTCGAAGGCTTGCTGCAGTTTACCATAGATTTCGTCCACTTTGCTTAAATCTGAAAAACGTAGGTTAATTCCATTGCTTTGTGCCTGGCTATTATGCTGTGCGGATGCAATTAAGTTAGTTAAGGCCTCGTTTACCAAAATAAACTTGCCCCCAACAGGGATTAAGCCTTGATCATAAAAGCCAGCTACAAATACCTGAATGCGTTGTTCTTGCAGAGCACTTACGGTAGGTATTTGAAAGGAAATATAGCCGCGATCACCAAGCAACACTCCCGCTTCACGAAAAGGTTTGGGTAGCAAAATCCCTTCCCCTAAAGCAGCATCTTTAGGTAAAAACACCTTTAAATCTTCTTGCGAATTGCCTACTTTGTAAAACCAAAAAGGAGAAAGGGGAGGAGAGTTATTAAAATGAGTTTTTATCTTAGGATGGGCAATCAGCAAATTTCCCATAGGAATGCGTCCGCTAACTTGATGTCCTTCCACTTCAAAACTCACATCAAATAGTATTTTTTGTAGATAGAGGATTTTATTTAATGATTCCAAAATGGGCAGGGCGCTCATTTGGAAACCACCAGGAAGTTGTTTAGGTAGCGAGGCATTTTTTTGAAGGACAGTGGGAAGAGCCCATCCAGCAGGAGGAGTTTTTAGCCAATTAACCTCAGTATACTTAAAAAAAGTTTTCAATCTTTCTCTTAAGAGTTGCTGATTAACACTATCAGCTGAAGCGGGATGATCTTCTTGAACATTTTCAGAGGCAATAGAAAGAGTATAAAGTAGGTTGTTAATATCGGCATCTGTAATAGGGAGAGTCGCTTTTAAAATAGCCAAATTTTCATTATCTAGAGATCCTAGGTAAGTAGCCTGTGATAAGAAGGCTTGTGTTAAAGTAGGATTAGTCTCAGGGGTTTTTCGAAGCATACGAAGACGCAAATTGCTCGCACAAACTTCATAATCACGTGCTTTTATGGAGGGAGAGTAAGGCAAATTCTTGATAATAGAAAAAGCTTTCTTTACAGGATCTTTAAGCGATCCGTCCTCTTCTCTATCAGGTGCAGGCCAATTAAAGGGAACTTCTATATCAAGCTGCGGGTCGTAGGGATCCGACTGATCAGCTCGCCATTTTTCACCAATGGTTTTCAAGGTATAGTTAGAGTTCTCGCTAATGCTGTCAATTTGGTAATAATAGGAATTATAATAAGTTTCAGTGGGTGTAAGGCGGACAGGTGCAGTGAGAGCGATTAATTTCTCTATCCAGCGTTTTTCTAAACCACTTGTTACAGAAAAAAAAACTACGATTAGCCATACTACAAGTGCGATGACTAATATGGAAATTAAACTAATAATAGACACAGACAATTGCCGCCAGCGGGGTCTTAAATATTTGCATGCGACAGATAATTCAAACATGCTTGTCCGTCATTAAATAGGGATTTAAAGGGAAGGGGAAAGGTTTATCTTTCCCTTAAGATTATTTGGTTTCTTTGAACTCAACGTGCTTACGTACCACTGGGTCAAACTTATTTAAGGTCATACGCTCGGGGCTATTTGTCTTGTTTTTTACTGTATGATAATGGTAGTGACTGGCGGAACTTTTAAGCTTAATTTTTTCTCTTTTTCTACTGGCCATTTTTTAAACTCCGAAAACTTTCAACATAATTTATAAACCTATAACTATATGGCTAAATAGCATTTTATCTCAAGAGTTAAATGTTAAGACAAGCACTTCCTGTTGAAAGAAATTCCCTCGCAGTAAACTCCATAAAAAAGATTTTTTATAAATGGATAGAAGAGGGTATGGGTAGATCCTTGATAGTAGGCCCCTTATCTTCAACTCCCAAGCTTTATTAAAGAAGATGTTAAATGCTAACAACTTATTAACCTTTCTATGAAAAAATCGAACTTAAATTTTTTATGACTTTCAATACGGCAGGTTCCACGGGAGGAGAGAGATTTGGAATTCTATTAACCCAAATATGCTTAGCTGAGCATTCACAAGTTAAGACCTATACTAATGATTCACACTATGTTTGCTGATTTGCTAAGAAGCATTTCCTCTCCTTTTGCATTTATTACATTTAAATATAGTTATTTGAATTCTATTTTTCTAAGGATATATGTATAATCAATTGGCATGGTATATTCACACGATTTAAGAAAGAAAGCTTTGAATTATATAGAGAATGGCGGCTCAATGGCCACAGCTAGTGGGGTGTTTGGCGTAACAGTTCGCACGTTAACAAACTGGATTAAGCGGAAAAAACAAGGTTGCCTAGCTCCTAAAAAAAGACGGCAGAGCCCCAGTAAAATTGATAGTGAAAAGCTAAAATTATATATAACAAACTCCGGATGCATACCTTAGAGAAATAGCTGAGGCATTCGGAGTGACAATAACTGCAGTTTTTTATGCCTGTAAAAGACTGAAAATCACTTTAAAAAAAAGACACCCTTCTACAAGGAAAGAGATGAGAATAAACGAGAGGAGTTTAGACAAAAGCTAGAAAACATTCCGGAAGAAAATAGGATTTACATAGATGAGAGTGGGATAAATGCCTACTTACAGCGCCAGCATGCAAGATCACCTATAGGAGAAAAGATTTATGGTGCTATAGCAGGTCGTTCATTTGCTAGAGAAAGCTTTATAGCAGCTAAATGCAAGTCTAAAATTTTAGCTCCTTTTTGTTATA
Coding sequences within it:
- a CDS encoding ABC transporter permease, with the protein product MFELSVACKYLRPRWRQLSVSIISLISILVIALVVWLIVVFFSVTSGLEKRWIEKLIALTAPVRLTPTETYYNSYYYQIDSISENSNYTLKTIGEKWRADQSDPYDPQLDIEVPFNWPAPDREEDGSLKDPVKKAFSIIKNLPYSPSIKARDYEVCASNLRLRMLRKTPETNPTLTQAFLSQATYLGSLDNENLAILKATLPITDADINNLLYTLSIASENVQEDHPASADSVNQQLLRERLKTFFKYTEVNWLKTPPAGWALPTVLQKNASLPKQLPGGFQMSALPILESLNKILYLQKILFDVSFEVEGHQVSGRIPMGNLLIAHPKIKTHFNNSPPLSPFWFYKVGNSQEDLKVFLPKDAALGEGILLPKPFREAGVLLGDRGYISFQIPTVSALQEQRIQVFVAGFYDQGLIPVGGKFILVNEALTNLIASAQHNSQAQSNGINLRFSDLSKVDEIYGKLQQAFEEAGIAPYWKIETYRDYDFTKDIIQQLRSDKHLFTLIAIVIIIVACSNVISMLIILVNDKKLEIGILRSMGASSASIAGIFGFCGMTMGLAGSIIGIGAALLTLRHLELLVTFLSKLQGHEAFNPLYYGDSLPNEVSMEALLYVISFTALISLFSGLVPAVKASLLRPSTILRAE
- the rpmG gene encoding 50S ribosomal protein L33, with protein sequence MASRKREKIKLKSSASHYHYHTVKNKTNSPERMTLNKFDPVVRKHVEFKETK
- a CDS encoding ABC transporter ATP-binding protein, which gives rise to MEEIILQASDISKAYHYPAKVSILNNINLVVKRGETVAITGRSGEGKSTLLQILGTLEKPSSGRLAIAGQTINPFNCRKIRNQHIAFIFQSFHLLEDYTALENILMPARIARKSIAKGSKAYQRACSLLERVGLEDRAYFDTKLLSGGEKQRIAIARALCNDPDIIFADEPSGNLDKQTAQDIHQLLLDFASEKDKAIIIVTHDDKLSDLCNIRYFLEEGVLKLNSPSLF